The following proteins come from a genomic window of Maribacter sp. HTCC2170:
- the guaA gene encoding glutamine-hydrolyzing GMP synthase: protein MQNNVLILDFGSQYTQLIARRVRELNIFCEIKPFNKVPKDMSAYKAVILSGSPFSVRADDAPHPDLSQIKGKMPLLGVCYGAQYLAHFNGGNVAPSNTREYGRARLTSIKSDERFFYEITDGSQVWMSHSDTIQELPENAVILASTGDVKNAAYRIDGEDTYAIQFHPEVYHTTQGKMILENFLVHIAGVKQSWTPDAFVDSTVAELKKKIGDDKVILGLSGGVDSTVAAILLHKAIGKHLHCIFVNNGLLRKNEFQDVLDQYEHMGLNVKGVDASARFLDALAGESDPEKKRKIIGKVFIDVFDDESHMVEDAKWLAQGTIYPDVIESVSATGGPSATIKSHHNVGGLPDFMKLKVVEPLKMLFKDEVRRVGASMNIDDERLGRHPFPGPGLAIRILGDITRDKVAILQEVDAIFINGLREWGLYDKVWQAGAMLLPVNSVGVMGDERTYEKCVALRAVESTDGMTADWVDLPYEFLQKTSNEIINKVPGVNRVVYDISSKPPATIEWE, encoded by the coding sequence ATGCAAAACAACGTCCTTATTCTTGACTTCGGTTCGCAGTACACACAACTCATCGCTAGAAGGGTTCGCGAATTGAATATTTTCTGTGAAATAAAACCATTCAATAAAGTGCCTAAAGATATGTCGGCCTATAAAGCCGTTATACTATCGGGCTCCCCATTTTCTGTCAGAGCAGATGATGCGCCACATCCAGATCTTTCGCAAATTAAGGGTAAAATGCCTTTACTGGGAGTATGTTACGGCGCTCAATATTTGGCCCATTTCAACGGGGGTAATGTGGCCCCTTCAAATACTAGGGAGTACGGCCGCGCAAGGTTAACATCAATAAAGAGTGACGAACGCTTCTTTTATGAGATTACTGATGGGTCACAGGTTTGGATGAGCCACAGCGACACGATACAGGAGTTGCCTGAAAATGCGGTTATTTTGGCGAGCACGGGAGATGTGAAAAATGCCGCATATAGAATTGACGGAGAAGATACCTATGCTATTCAATTTCATCCAGAAGTGTATCATACCACTCAAGGAAAAATGATTTTGGAAAACTTTTTGGTACATATCGCTGGTGTTAAACAATCCTGGACACCAGATGCTTTCGTAGATAGTACAGTTGCCGAATTGAAAAAGAAGATCGGAGATGATAAGGTCATCCTCGGATTATCTGGAGGAGTAGATTCCACTGTTGCCGCGATTTTGTTGCACAAAGCAATTGGAAAACACTTGCATTGCATCTTCGTAAACAATGGGTTATTGAGGAAAAATGAATTCCAAGATGTATTGGATCAGTATGAGCACATGGGGCTTAATGTAAAAGGGGTTGATGCTTCGGCACGCTTTTTGGATGCATTGGCTGGTGAAAGTGATCCAGAGAAAAAACGAAAAATCATAGGCAAGGTGTTTATTGATGTTTTTGACGATGAGTCACATATGGTTGAAGATGCAAAATGGTTGGCGCAAGGAACCATTTATCCCGATGTTATTGAATCGGTTTCAGCGACGGGAGGCCCCTCGGCGACAATTAAAAGTCACCACAATGTTGGAGGTTTGCCCGATTTTATGAAATTGAAAGTAGTAGAGCCTTTAAAAATGTTGTTTAAAGATGAGGTGCGTAGAGTTGGGGCCAGTATGAATATTGATGACGAGCGATTGGGTAGACACCCTTTCCCAGGACCAGGACTGGCAATTCGAATTTTAGGAGATATCACCCGGGATAAAGTTGCTATTTTACAAGAAGTTGATGCCATTTTTATCAATGGATTAAGGGAATGGGGACTTTATGATAAGGTTTGGCAGGCCGGAGCCATGCTTTTACCCGTAAATAGTGTAGGGGTAATGGGAGATGAAAGAACATATGAAAAATGTGTAGCTTTACGTGCGGTCGAAAGTACAGACGGAATGACGGCTGATTGGGTAGATTTGCCCTATGAGTTTTTGCAGAAAACATCTAATGAAATAATAAATAAAGTACCCGGGGTCAATAGGGTTGTTTATGATATAAGTTCTAAACCTCCGGCTACTATAGAATGGGAATAG
- a CDS encoding pyridoxamine 5'-phosphate oxidase family protein, whose amino-acid sequence MADRIFEKIKQELKKGAFKKGHYFKYFTLATLGVDKYARLRLVALRNVSEDLKLTFFTDKRSKKVLHIKENNKVSLLFYHHKKLVQLRIEGLAKINNDQFEIKKNWAEVGAESKKDYLTKKAPGTSIKSPENLEYLKEGDFFSIVEIEPFRIEYLKLKKNGHSKIKFDKTDKGWSSEYLVP is encoded by the coding sequence ATGGCGGACAGAATTTTTGAAAAAATAAAACAGGAGTTAAAAAAAGGCGCATTTAAAAAAGGGCATTATTTTAAGTATTTTACTCTGGCAACTTTAGGGGTTGATAAATATGCAAGACTTAGGTTAGTAGCATTACGAAATGTTTCTGAAGATTTAAAATTGACATTTTTTACCGATAAACGCTCCAAAAAAGTGTTGCATATAAAGGAGAACAATAAGGTGAGCCTTCTCTTCTACCATCACAAAAAATTGGTTCAGCTTCGAATAGAAGGTCTGGCTAAAATCAATAATGATCAATTTGAAATCAAAAAAAATTGGGCCGAAGTAGGTGCAGAATCCAAAAAAGACTACTTGACAAAAAAAGCTCCGGGAACGTCAATCAAAAGTCCTGAAAATCTGGAATATCTTAAAGAGGGTGATTTCTTCTCTATTGTTGAGATAGAACCATTTAGAATCGAGTATTTAAAACTCAAAAAAAATGGTCATTCCAAAATCAAATTCGATAAAACAGATAAAGGTTGGTCCAGCGAGTACCTAGTGCCTTAA
- a CDS encoding pyridoxal phosphate-dependent decarboxylase family protein, protein MHNIDIELVEMTLDVMKYAINRITKTSPELGQPKKEEELRELVGETITDKGIGGENAFQLFKDVLVKATVPIDHPRHLAFVPAAPTRAAIMFDLVTSASSIHGAYWMEGAGGIFCENEAMKWLVSLTGLPEGAFGVFTSGGTAANLSAMVTAREYWRRNPENRGEKALVITSAGAHSSIKAMAKVIDADVLLVEAEDLMSGADLEKKIKELDDHQRKRLFAVVGTGGTTNAGIIDDLEGIAHVCDKEQLWFHVDAAYGGGALAADSVRHLFNGIEKADSITIDPHKWLFSPYDCGAVIYKNPELAKAAHSQEGSYLDIFKDEGAKGFNPADYQIQLTRRVRGLPLWFSLAMHGTDRYKWAVEMGIKLANLAGELINDRGHVELVREPSLSCVLFRRKGWSPDDYRNWTYKNHRDGFALVTPTKWINDKVTETVARFCFINPDTTIEDIVAVLETME, encoded by the coding sequence ATGCATAATATTGATATAGAACTGGTGGAAATGACATTGGATGTCATGAAATATGCCATAAATCGTATAACAAAAACATCTCCTGAGTTAGGACAACCCAAGAAAGAAGAAGAATTGCGCGAATTGGTTGGGGAAACTATTACCGACAAAGGTATTGGCGGTGAAAATGCTTTTCAATTGTTCAAAGATGTTTTGGTAAAGGCAACAGTTCCAATTGATCATCCTAGACACCTTGCCTTTGTTCCCGCTGCACCGACGAGGGCAGCGATTATGTTCGATTTGGTTACTTCGGCCTCTAGTATTCATGGTGCGTATTGGATGGAGGGCGCTGGAGGAATTTTCTGTGAAAATGAGGCTATGAAATGGTTGGTTTCCCTAACGGGTTTACCAGAAGGTGCATTTGGAGTATTTACAAGCGGTGGTACGGCTGCAAATCTTTCTGCGATGGTTACCGCCAGGGAATACTGGAGAAGAAACCCGGAAAACAGAGGTGAAAAGGCCTTGGTAATAACCTCTGCAGGAGCCCATTCTTCAATCAAGGCAATGGCAAAAGTGATTGATGCCGATGTATTGCTGGTAGAAGCAGAGGATTTAATGTCTGGCGCAGATTTAGAGAAGAAAATAAAAGAGCTGGATGACCATCAGCGAAAACGACTTTTTGCGGTAGTCGGAACGGGTGGTACAACAAATGCAGGTATCATTGATGATCTAGAAGGTATTGCCCATGTATGTGATAAAGAACAACTTTGGTTTCATGTTGATGCTGCATACGGCGGCGGGGCATTGGCTGCTGATTCAGTTCGCCATTTATTTAATGGAATAGAGAAAGCGGACAGTATTACAATCGACCCTCATAAATGGTTGTTCTCACCTTATGATTGTGGCGCTGTAATTTATAAGAATCCCGAGTTGGCAAAAGCGGCTCATTCCCAAGAAGGTTCGTATTTGGACATTTTCAAAGATGAGGGCGCTAAGGGCTTTAATCCTGCAGACTACCAAATTCAATTGACAAGAAGAGTTAGGGGGTTGCCTTTATGGTTTTCATTGGCAATGCACGGTACAGACCGATATAAATGGGCAGTTGAAATGGGAATAAAATTGGCAAATTTAGCCGGGGAGTTAATTAATGACAGGGGACATGTGGAATTGGTTCGTGAACCAAGCCTTTCCTGTGTGCTTTTTCGTCGCAAAGGATGGTCTCCCGATGATTATAGAAATTGGACCTATAAAAATCACCGTGATGGATTTGCGTTGGTTACTCCTACAAAATGGATTAATGATAAGGTTACCGAGACCGTTGCTCGTTTTTGCTTCATAAATCCTGATACTACAATTGAAGATATAGTAGCGGTTTTGGAAACAATGGAATAG